In Styela clava chromosome 10, kaStyClav1.hap1.2, whole genome shotgun sequence, the sequence CTGATTGATCGCTCTCTTTCCCACATCCCTTGCACTGTCTGTGATAATGAATACAGAAAACGACAGATCATGGGgaacaaatattattacaattCCAAACAAAGAATTACACTATCTGAACTCTTAAACAAAACTTTATGGAGGAATATCGCTTTTAAACCACAGATGCACTAAACCTTTCTGCATAGTTTTGTCTAGTTTCTTTGATCTTAAAGTAGTGTCGAAGGCGGAAAGGTATCAGCAGAAGACGCTCCCAATTGTCGTCGTAATCATTCAATGCAGCCTTCGTTAATTTTTTCTCGAATTCTTCATGCTCGACTCTCTTGATAATTTCCTGCATGTACAAATGCTCGGCGTCTATAGGTGTCCATTCATCCTTGGGCAggttctgaaatattttaatttcatgaAAGAGAAAGAATAATAGGCAGATATAAAACTATTGCTGTATACTGTATATAGAATAAACTCAGTATTGCGATCGTATAAcaacaatgttcaaatatattatgGACATGTAAAAATGTAAGTCAAATAACTAACCCCAGTAGCGGTGACCATAcgtttgcacccgtatatccgcgggttcaatctatatgagggtgctaaaatccatgggttcaaatattcgtgaaaaaaaaaatttccataggtgcaatagtatgcaggtgcaactgtcatgggttcaaatgtaatggaaccatgaAACTTACACTGAAATGTTGCTGAGTAGAGACTTAATAGTAAAAGGAAACCATGGCAAAGGCGATCACGCTTATCAAAACTTATTTGAGACTGTCTCATGAATTTAAATAAAGCAGTTGAATTTTGGGTGAAATGTTTCACGTTTTatagaaaaaaagtaatagctttcaaGCACCTACTTCAGTCTTTAAATACTgaaatttcgaaaacaattgGCCAATAGTTATGGAGAAAAACGTTTTTCCTGCAtcaaatctttaaaaaaataaaataaaccgcATCGAGTGGTAATAGGTTAGCAGGGTTACCCAACACATCCATCCATAGCCAAAGACACGATGGCCCCTGATGTgcaaattattaaaaacaacaaactacAGCTAGGGATGTCCAACATGAATTGAATCTGATATAGTGAATTTCTAATTTTAGGAAGAAgttagaatattttcaaatataaaaatatggttTTGCATATTTCAAGACTGAGAATTAGATTGAATCGGGCTTTTTTCCTTCAGATAACTGTAAAAAACTATCAATACTTTATGGTCTTATGAAAATACAGTGATTTATCAAAACATGTATAGCATATATAAGATTTTTCCAACTTACTTTTTTAGCCGCAGAAAGTAACAATGCTCTGTTGATTCTGAAGTATAATGCATCTTTCTGCTCCTGAGTCATACGCTCTTTTGCTAGTCTCGCAATTTTGTATTCATCATCGGCCAACAAGTCATGGTAAAGAAGACCAACCTGaaataaaacagtgaaataGGCGCATGGGTCGTCATTCCATAAGGCCAGTAAAGTGACTCTTGGGGCTGTAGGGTCATTTTTAATTTGTCTGTTTTGGACTTCAGGTCCTCAGGCTAGGAAAATTTCTCTCAAGATTTTGTTGAAAGCAAGATATAAAAACATATCTAGGTTTAACGTTAATTACTAattaatgttaaaaatattccaGTATCATTTGTAGTTGATTTACTTGAACAGAAATATACTGTATACAGTAAATGCAATGAAAAACTAAATCATACTTTGCAATATTCTTCTTCTCGATAAAGAAATACTCTTGTTTTCTTTTGAACATCTCCAAATTCTCGACCATCCTTTATGTATGAGAATTGATGAGGTTTACCAGTGACCCAATCTGTGCTGAGGCCACCAACCACAAAAGGATGTGCCCTTTTAGCAGTCCCAACCACTGCCCGAGTCGCTGCCATCTTTTATAATTTGCGAAAGCAAAACTCAAACTAAATCACTAACTTCAAACAAGCAACCCTATAACTGTGATATATAGAGAATATAATGAAACACAATATTATGAAATCTTGCTGCCATAAATTAGTATATCAAGTGAAATTGCaagcaatattttaaaaacttatACATAGCCCTACTTATACAATTCCCTACCGTATCTCTCGCAAGATACAAATACGGGATGGGATTGTCATAACTTATTAATCCTGGGAGAAAAATCGTTTCCAGCCAGGCTTTCCAGCAGTAGTGGCTGACCGTTGCTGTAAGAAAAGAACCAATTGATATGTAATAAAGTGATAGATTTGGCAATTTTTGATACTCCTACCACTAAAGTTTACGCTTGGGGTAGACTGTTAGACCACtgtttaatatatatttcatgtcttATCATTAATCATTCTGCAAACATTTCTAATCATTTTCGTATATCCCACCTATGCACAACATTAGGTTTGGTGCCATGTCTTAGTAGTAGTCCAAAACTGCTCGACTAGATGGCTCTTTAAATTCATATGATGCTCCTTGATATAATATAATTACATTTTTAATTACCGTTAAGCGGTTGTTATGGACCATTTAATAAGCTGTGAGTGTGATTAATATTTATCGATATGCAATAAATTGATAGATTCGGCAATCTTTGATACTACTACCACCAAAGTTTACGCTTGGGGTAGACTATTGCAAGAATAGAAATGGTTTCTGGATTATTGTAATTGTCTCATCTTTGTCAAAAGTTCTTAAATAAATCATATCTGCTTCAATTCGCATATGTCTGTTTctgtactatttttttttttatatatagcGTTAAAATGATGTACTAATTGATTCTCATTTATCAGTTTAGAGGCTCATTCAGAATTAAGTCTGTAAGTATCTATTTCGGGAAGGCATTCCCTCTTTTTCTACCATTAAACTAATTTAAAAGGAAACTAAATTATGTTACTGTTATGAATGTGTCATTTTTAGAACAAATTCCCAACCCTGATCAGACGAATCCAAAATTTATCCTCGTTCTAATCAGATTACGTTTTGTAAATAGTGTGAATAGTTTTCTATAAACTGAgagttaaataaaaaaagaaccTGTGTCAATTTATGTATTTAGTCATATATTGTATTGGGTGGGTgataaacccatgggttagggttagtatgggttcaaatatccttaaaacaaaaaactttccataggtgcaatagtatgtatgcaggtgcaattgtcatgggtttaaatatacgtgggttcaaatgtaatggagcCGCGTCAGTTACCCTCATATAgaccagactggattccatggcaggtgcacgcccgagggcgctagcgctccgcaaaaatgcacgcgagcgaaatcaattttgcacgccgaaaatttgcaattgctcaccaatgttaatcggtttaaatggttttaaaatcaataatccagtaatataaagatgccaaaatattatcactccacaattgtcgacaaataccagcttgcaagatttggtctgatcgaaatattgcgaagcaaaaacgaccatggacctttccccgacctttgacccgcgaaaaattcctctcactgttacgtccttttttgcatcttgctgattggccaatgtcacgaagtaaacaaggaagtcgatgctcggggaaaggtccatatcgtgttgaatgataggaatcccgtgagaatagatatggacgaaaagatcgcctccgcaccaatggccaagtacggctctgtttcagcgtatttttcatacaataattttacacgaatgtactgaacagtacctgtatccaaagtcgcacaaacactctcaaaattatcgacaaactgtagaaataatgtttggggtcaaaggtcaaacgtccatttttttctctgattcaacgtatttttttccgataccggtaattttacgcggatgtattgagaggtatctgatgtcaaagtcagttgcacgcgagcgcagttgttttgcacgtcgtgagctataattgcacgccaggaattcttatttgcacgcgggaatttctgattgcacgcccgatttctcgttcaaaaaggccatgaaatccagactggcatatagattgaacccgcggataaaCACACGGGTTCAAATGCACGGTCACCAACTGACTCAGATGCccgtaaatctgtaaatggtcgtatcgttacctCCCAGTcgtgttttctggttgacgaaatattAAATTCTCTTCCTCTCTCGCACCAACAGCGACTAACACACTAATGGCAATGCTCGGAAGTCTGCCAATGACCTACAACTGAAATGCCCAAACATCAGACCTTTGACCTTTCACCCGGATTCAATATAGAACAAtggactgaattaataactagcACACCATTCTAATTTCATTATCATGCGTAATTAGACAAAGACAAAAGCACAGCAATTTAGGTTATAGATAGAACAATACAATAGAACTTTAATGCACAAATAGTAGGGAGTAGGGacaatggtttttgtttgagtagcatgctgttcaatttatttccattgttgctACCTATCACCAAATCACACTTTTTCTTCTGCTCATCCCAGGATACCAtataattttactattttaatttacattggaAAATTCATGACATGGTAAAATGGCTTCTCTTTATAACTTATCATTCCTTATCCCACTGTACCTTTCCAATCTTCTGGCTGAAATGCAACCATAATAGGTTTtgtggaaatgctttttattaattttttttttatttttttttgaaacttcatcgtttttggctgaatccagaatttcaaaaaaaccTTACAATAGTGagtaatttgatacataactttatcatatttcaccaaaacctgtagggtaacattttggccagaacagccatagaccacttatGACCActaccatatatgtacacatcctttaaacttgaccattcccgcgttttatagtatgtggtatcgTCACTCAGTGGTGTTGTACATTCATCCAAATTcctaattttgttttattactatattcatatgcagtgtgtttcatgttgtgttgtgtctctatttatagatgttgttttgtctaacaaactcctttgtacaaacagttttgtacactccacccTTATCCCTGTTACCACACTcacccaccctccttgcacaactgcctgtataaaggaccatattgtacatatttgatttaccctattatattttatatatatcaaaaggggtgtatgccgcacatttgtgttttaggccaatatggtcttgtgcatacatcccgtcttcagtatttattattact encodes:
- the LOC120337514 gene encoding cytochrome b-c1 complex subunit 7-like, producing MAATRAVVGTAKRAHPFVVGGLSTDWVTGKPHQFSYIKDGREFGDVQKKTRVFLYREEEYCKVGLLYHDLLADDEYKIARLAKERMTQEQKDALYFRINRALLLSAAKKNLPKDEWTPIDAEHLYMQEIIKRVEHEEFEKKLTKAALNDYDDNWERLLLIPFRLRHYFKIKETRQNYAERFSASVV